The following are encoded together in the Kwoniella europaea PYCC6329 chromosome 1, complete sequence genome:
- a CDS encoding ribosomal protein L19, producing the protein MSPSSASRLFAQAANGLRQSTNQIASSSKRFASTSSASEPTSSSYPFNPTALLFPSTVPPTSIPQSLLTPRKGWSIINHLNASAPKSQYHNLFSRRHPDRLKTGSVITVLQYTDATKKTVSPFSGVLMGIKKRGGVDTSFKLRNIVNKIGVEMSFKLNSPLIKEIKVVREAQGRSGQIKDLRRSKVNYLRERQGLMAGIASALKASKK; encoded by the exons ATGAGCCCATCTTCAGCATCCCGTCTGTTCGCCCAGGCTGCCAATGGTTTACGACAGTCCACTAATCAGATAGCGTCCAGCTCGAAACGGTTCGCTTCAacttcttccgcttctgaACCTACTTCATCGT CATACCCTTTCAATCCTACCGCACTACTCTTCCCATCAACCGTTCCCCCAACTTCCATCCCCCAATCTCTTCTAACTCCACGTAAAGGCTGGTCAATAATCAATCACCTTAATGCATCCGCTCCCAAATCACAGTATCACAACCTATTCTCAAGGAGACATCCAGATCGACTAAAGACAGGTTCAGTAATCACCGTATTACAATATACGGACGCTACAAAGAAGACCGTATCTCCCTTTTCGGGTGTGTTGATGGGAATCAAAAAGAGAGGTGGGGTAGATACGAGTTTCAAATTGAGGAATATAGTAAACAAGATTGGTGTTGAGATGTCCTTCAAGTTGAATTCACCACTCATAAAAGAAATTAAGGTCGTTCGAGAAGCTCAAGGTAGATCAGGTCAAATCAAGGAtttgagaagatcgaaagtgaACTATCTAAGAGAGAGACAGGGTTTGATGGCTGGTATTGCGAGTGCTCTGAAGGCTTCCAAGAAGTAG